Proteins encoded in a region of the Octopus sinensis linkage group LG8, ASM634580v1, whole genome shotgun sequence genome:
- the LOC115214932 gene encoding mediator of RNA polymerase II transcription subunit 26 isoform X1 has protein sequence MQFSPIEIKERLTRALDEDNNVSDIPAVLEVIATLESYPITREALEQTRLGKLVNELRKKTTNDDLARRAKRLVRSWQKLISPPTDGTTVNGERINTNSPSPGMTVLTGSAGSMPVSPASLRFSPGLVKSSPCGIAASSKNNSPCLRVNATPGTPRLHPTSLKVDPNGIQRSNISPKSVCPLRGVAPLTSTPKGPISPKTMCPRRAGLPSSLTPKQHSPSIPLSSTPKGNCPNGPFKNSASSDGRCENNLMSNQTYSPTKSTERNCMSKEKNSLSKVGSLHPGKCSPIINHSRDRINAGTLNDQKPTPKGKLSNRKRTCNDSGGAPPAKRSVPADKYVKDLHSTKEKTVNGISRNVCQNLETLEKKKSGNALPKSKSVMDNLFTYMSGDSNDSFKSSTSKRNLTFHAKQDKTKTSKVKTTAQLIAELRAKSGSTGSQLRGDLIDKLKRQPSPNSLDVRLKSGKHNARPMLSQTKTELVERFLKNSIRPNLKDESEYLELDPCRLLECDLPNGQTPMERSLGSSSSTAQEVSSNSNHLSLLEIYNSLPPLNLDKIDWDDDKYEVAEHTEPITDSIIDRLHNEYWSGVNGQWDSTGSWRDWTHTMSVESFEGSKLDLLPYVNID, from the exons ATGCAGTTCTCTCCTATAGAGATAAAAGAGAGGCTTACAAGGGCTCTTGACGAAGACAACAAT GTTTCGGACATACCTGCTGTCCTGGAGGTTATTGCTACCTTGGAGAGTTACCCTATTACACGTGAAGCACTTGAG CAAACTAGATTGGGGAAGTTGGTCAATGAACTCCGTAAAAAGACTACAAATGATGATCTGGCGCGGCGAGCCAAGAGACTGGttcggagctggcagaaactcaTCTCGCCACCAACAGATGGCACCACTGTCAATGGAGAACGGATAAATACCAATTCTCCAAGTCCAGGAATGACTGTTTTAACTGGATCTGCTGGCTCTATGCCAGTTAGTCCTGCATCCCTTCGTTTTTCCCCAGGCCTTGTGAAATCTAGTCCATGTGGAATAGCTGCGTCGAGCAAAAACAACTCTCCATGTTTACGAGTCAATGCAACACCAGGAACTCCAAGATTACATCCAACATCTTTGAAAGTTGATCCTAATGGTATTCAACGATCAAATATATCTCCTAAATCTGTTTGTCCTTTACGAGGTGTCGCACCATTAACGTCAACCCCTAAAGGACCTATATCCCCTAAAACTATGTGCCCTCGAAGGGCAGGCCTTCCTTCATCTTTAACTCCAAAACAACATAGTCCAAGTATACCATTATCTTCAACTCCTAAAGGTAATTGTCCGAATGGTCCCTTTAAGAACAGTGCCTCTTCTGACGGCCGTTGTGAAAATAATCTAATGAGTAATCAGACGTATAGTCCAACAAAAAGTACTGAGCGTAATTGTATGTCAAAGGAAAAAAACTCATTATCAAAAGTTGGTTCACTACATCCAGGGAAATGTTCTCCTATAATAAATCATTCCAGGGATCGCATTAATGCTGGCACATTGAATGATCAAAAACCTACACCCAAAGGTAAATTATCTAATAGAAAACGGACTTGTAACGATTCGGGTGGTGCACCTCCAGCCAAACGCTCAGTTCCTGCTGACAAATATGTTAAAGATTTACATTCAACAAAAGAAAAGACAGTTAATGGTATATCGCGTAATGtttgccaaaatttggaaacTTTAGAGAAGAAAAAATCAGGCAATGCTTTGCCCAAATCCAAATCTGTGATGgacaatttatttacatatatgagtgGTGACAGTAATGACTCGTTTAAGAGCTCAACTAGCAAACGTAATTTGACTTTCCATGCAAAGCAAGATAAAACTAAAACCTCAAAAGTTAAGACTACAGCTCAGTTGATAGCAGAGCTGCGAGCTAAAAGTGGTTCTACTGGTTCACAACTAAGAGGCGATCTTATAGATAAATTAAAGAGGCAACCGTCTCCTAACAGTCTAGATGTTCGATTAAAATCTGGCAAGCATAATGCTAGGCCAATGTTGAGTCAGACTAAAACAGAACTTGTTGAAAGGTTTCTCAAAAATTCTATACGACCTAATCTAAAAGATGAATCAGAATATCTGGAACTTGATCCCTGTAGATTGCTGGAATGTGACTTGCCCAATGGCCAGACTCCTATGGAGAGAAGCTTGGGCTCTTCAAGTAGTACAGCACAAGAGGTCTCTTCTAATTCCAACCATTTGTCACTGTTAGAAATCTATAACTCTCTTCCACCTTTGAATCTTGATAAAATCGACTGggatgatgataaatatgaagTGGCAGAGCATACAGAACCCATCACCGATAGCATTATTGACAGGTTGCACAATGAATATTGGTCAGGTGTTAACGGCCAGTGGGATTCCACTGGCTCTTGGAGAGATTGGACTCACACTATGTCAGTAGAATCATTTGAGGGAAGCAAATTAGATTTATTACCTTATGTAAATATTGACTAA
- the LOC115214932 gene encoding uncharacterized protein LOC115214932 isoform X2 — MTVLTGSAGSMPVSPASLRFSPGLVKSSPCGIAASSKNNSPCLRVNATPGTPRLHPTSLKVDPNGIQRSNISPKSVCPLRGVAPLTSTPKGPISPKTMCPRRAGLPSSLTPKQHSPSIPLSSTPKGNCPNGPFKNSASSDGRCENNLMSNQTYSPTKSTERNCMSKEKNSLSKVGSLHPGKCSPIINHSRDRINAGTLNDQKPTPKGKLSNRKRTCNDSGGAPPAKRSVPADKYVKDLHSTKEKTVNGISRNVCQNLETLEKKKSGNALPKSKSVMDNLFTYMSGDSNDSFKSSTSKRNLTFHAKQDKTKTSKVKTTAQLIAELRAKSGSTGSQLRGDLIDKLKRQPSPNSLDVRLKSGKHNARPMLSQTKTELVERFLKNSIRPNLKDESEYLELDPCRLLECDLPNGQTPMERSLGSSSSTAQEVSSNSNHLSLLEIYNSLPPLNLDKIDWDDDKYEVAEHTEPITDSIIDRLHNEYWSGVNGQWDSTGSWRDWTHTMSVESFEGSKLDLLPYVNID; from the coding sequence ATGACTGTTTTAACTGGATCTGCTGGCTCTATGCCAGTTAGTCCTGCATCCCTTCGTTTTTCCCCAGGCCTTGTGAAATCTAGTCCATGTGGAATAGCTGCGTCGAGCAAAAACAACTCTCCATGTTTACGAGTCAATGCAACACCAGGAACTCCAAGATTACATCCAACATCTTTGAAAGTTGATCCTAATGGTATTCAACGATCAAATATATCTCCTAAATCTGTTTGTCCTTTACGAGGTGTCGCACCATTAACGTCAACCCCTAAAGGACCTATATCCCCTAAAACTATGTGCCCTCGAAGGGCAGGCCTTCCTTCATCTTTAACTCCAAAACAACATAGTCCAAGTATACCATTATCTTCAACTCCTAAAGGTAATTGTCCGAATGGTCCCTTTAAGAACAGTGCCTCTTCTGACGGCCGTTGTGAAAATAATCTAATGAGTAATCAGACGTATAGTCCAACAAAAAGTACTGAGCGTAATTGTATGTCAAAGGAAAAAAACTCATTATCAAAAGTTGGTTCACTACATCCAGGGAAATGTTCTCCTATAATAAATCATTCCAGGGATCGCATTAATGCTGGCACATTGAATGATCAAAAACCTACACCCAAAGGTAAATTATCTAATAGAAAACGGACTTGTAACGATTCGGGTGGTGCACCTCCAGCCAAACGCTCAGTTCCTGCTGACAAATATGTTAAAGATTTACATTCAACAAAAGAAAAGACAGTTAATGGTATATCGCGTAATGtttgccaaaatttggaaacTTTAGAGAAGAAAAAATCAGGCAATGCTTTGCCCAAATCCAAATCTGTGATGgacaatttatttacatatatgagtgGTGACAGTAATGACTCGTTTAAGAGCTCAACTAGCAAACGTAATTTGACTTTCCATGCAAAGCAAGATAAAACTAAAACCTCAAAAGTTAAGACTACAGCTCAGTTGATAGCAGAGCTGCGAGCTAAAAGTGGTTCTACTGGTTCACAACTAAGAGGCGATCTTATAGATAAATTAAAGAGGCAACCGTCTCCTAACAGTCTAGATGTTCGATTAAAATCTGGCAAGCATAATGCTAGGCCAATGTTGAGTCAGACTAAAACAGAACTTGTTGAAAGGTTTCTCAAAAATTCTATACGACCTAATCTAAAAGATGAATCAGAATATCTGGAACTTGATCCCTGTAGATTGCTGGAATGTGACTTGCCCAATGGCCAGACTCCTATGGAGAGAAGCTTGGGCTCTTCAAGTAGTACAGCACAAGAGGTCTCTTCTAATTCCAACCATTTGTCACTGTTAGAAATCTATAACTCTCTTCCACCTTTGAATCTTGATAAAATCGACTGggatgatgataaatatgaagTGGCAGAGCATACAGAACCCATCACCGATAGCATTATTGACAGGTTGCACAATGAATATTGGTCAGGTGTTAACGGCCAGTGGGATTCCACTGGCTCTTGGAGAGATTGGACTCACACTATGTCAGTAGAATCATTTGAGGGAAGCAAATTAGATTTATTACCTTATGTAAATATTGACTAA